DNA sequence from the Candidatus Krumholzibacteriota bacterium genome:
TCCATCTTTATCCATATTATGAAGTGAGCGATCCAATCGACACTGTTAAAACAAGATATAAAGGTGACATATCGACAGCCTTTGACGGGATGACGATCGGCGTCTGAAGATTATTTGCAACAAACCTGGCCCTTTTAACGTCATATTATACATAAGCCCGGGATTATTCATAAACGGAGGAGGCTGTGATGAGATCGAGATGGATTTATATTCTGCTGATATTGACTGTATTTGTCCCTTCGACTCTTTCCGCCTACAGGCTTACCGAGATCTGGGAAAAGAATTACGAAGTGGAAGAAGGCGCTCTTTTCATTCTGCAGAACGTTAACGGGAGCATAGATGTCGAGGGGTATGGCGGCGACAGGATCGAGGTCGTCGCGGAGATCAGGATCAAGGCGGCGAGCAAGGATAAGGCGAAAAAGATATTAAGAAAGATCGAATTCGACGTCGAACATGAACGCGGCCTTCTCAGGATCGAGGCGGATCTGCCAAAGCTGAAAAAAGAGGGCCTCTTCGGGCTCCTCGGCAGTTCAGGCCCGTCGATCGCGATAAGATATCGCGTCAGGGTCCCCAAAAGAACGGACGTTGAGTTGAGGTCCGTCAATGGCAGGGTCGCCTCGAGATCGGTGAAGGGTACTTTCCTGCTGAAAACGGTCAATGGCGGTATCGGCCTTCATTCTCTCGGCGGGGAGGGGACTCTCGGAACGGTCAACGGAGGGATCGACTGCGCGATAGAACAGTTCGATTCGGGAGCAGAGCTTTCGATCAAATCGGTGAACGGCTCGGTGAAGCTCGAGCTTCCCGAAGATGCCGGGGCCGAGCTCGATATCAAGACGCTAAACGGCAAGATCAGGACCGATTTCGAACTGAACCGCGTTAGAAGGATCAAGAGGTCGAGGATCGAGGGATCCATCGGCGATGGCGATGGATATATCAATATAAGGACCACCAATGGTGGCGTCACAGTAAGGTCGATCTAGGGG
Encoded proteins:
- a CDS encoding DUF4097 family beta strand repeat protein, which produces MRSRWIYILLILTVFVPSTLSAYRLTEIWEKNYEVEEGALFILQNVNGSIDVEGYGGDRIEVVAEIRIKAASKDKAKKILRKIEFDVEHERGLLRIEADLPKLKKEGLFGLLGSSGPSIAIRYRVRVPKRTDVELRSVNGRVASRSVKGTFLLKTVNGGIGLHSLGGEGTLGTVNGGIDCAIEQFDSGAELSIKSVNGSVKLELPEDAGAELDIKTLNGKIRTDFELNRVRRIKRSRIEGSIGDGDGYINIRTTNGGVTVRSI